AGGTGCTGCTCCACAACGACCCCGTGAACTCGATGGAGTACGTGGTCACCACCCTGCGCCAGGTGGTGCCGTCCCTGAGTGAACAGGATGCGATCGCGGTGATGCTGGAAGCCCACAACACCGGCGTGGGCCTGGTGATCGTGTGCGATCTGGAGCCGGCGGAGTTCTACTGCGAAACCCTCAAGGCCAAGGGCCTCACCAGCAGCCTCGAACCCGAGACCTGATGGGGCAGCTCGCGCCGGCAGACAGCGCCGGCACACCGCGCTGGTGGAGCACGCTCCTGTATGTCCCTCTCCTCTACCTGGCGGGGGTTCTGCTCTCCCGCCCGCTGGGATGGCTGATGCCGGCATGGCGGCCTGACCAGGTGGACCTGGCGGGGGCGGTGATCGCCTTCGCCCTTCTCCTGGCCACCCTGCCGGTCCGCCTGCGCAGGGTGTGGGGGGTGGACCGTCCCTGGCGGCGTCTGGGCCTGGCGGTGCCGCCGGCCCGCGCCGTCCGCACCGCTCTGGTGGGTCTGGTGCGTGCCTTCGGCCTGCTGGCGTTCGTGAGCGCCGGGCTGCTGCTCAGCCGGCAGGCCCACTGGCCCGGCCAGCTGCCGGACCCCGGACGCTGGGCCAACGCCCTGCTGCTCGGCGGCGGGGTGGGCCTGGCCGAGGAGATCCTGTTCCGCGGCTGGCTGTGGGGGGAGCTGGAGCTGCTGGTCAGCCGGCGGCGGGCCCTGATCGGGCAGGCCGGTGTGTTCGCCCTGGTGCACCCCTGGTCACGGGAGCCGGGACTGCTGGCCCTCAGCCTCCTGGGCGGCCTCATGCTGCTGGGGATCGGCCTGGCCCGGGAAAGGGGGGAGGGAGGCGGCTCCCTGTGGGGATGCGCCGGGCTGCACGGGGGCCTGGTGGGGGGCTGGTTTCTGCTGCAGAGCGGCCTGCTGGAGGTGTCGCCCAGCGCGGCGGGCTGGTGGGCGGGCCCGGGCGGAGCGGCGATCAATCCGCTGGGAGGACTGCTCGGCTGGATCGGTCTGGCCATCCTGTTGATGAGCCGCCGGCGCAAAGACCCATGAGCGCTCCTGACCCTCTGGCTGCGCTACCACCTCGCGATGGCTGAGCTCAGCGAAGCCTGGGTGGGTGGAGCGCGTTCGCTCTCGGAATCAAGCCCCTCGCGGCGCGCACCCAGGGCCCACAGACTGGGTTGCATTGCTCCGCTCAGATTCTCAGCTTGGGTTGAGAGCTTGGATTCTCAGCCTGAAGAGGAAAAGCCCAGAACAGCACGCTCAGGTGCTCTCCCGGGCGTCTGCGCGTCGCCTGCAGGCGCCTGGGGTGCCCCATCGGTTCACCCAGCCGATCTGATGGCGGCTGAGCGAAGCGGGAGCCTCGGGTCCTGGCCTCAGGACCTGGCCGTGGCCAGGGCGCGGCGGCCCTCCACCGGCGCCCGCAGCGCCTCCTCCAGGGGGGCCAGACCGTAGTCGCGTTCCAGCAGATCCATCACCGTGCGGCCGAAGTCAGCGGGATTGCGGTCAAAGGCCTCCAGGCAGATCCTGCCGAAGGTGCTTCCCATCGGCTCGGGGTTCCAGAGCGTCTTGCGCGCCGCCCAGGGCATCATGCTCATCGGGTTGTAGCCCGGCTTGATCATGCCCTGCTCGAAGCCGTACTGCTCCAGATGGGTGTGGGGTTGCAGGCCGATGAAGAAGATGGCCGGTTCCACCTTGTCGGCACCGAAGATCGCCTCGAGAGCGCGGTGGTAGGCCACGGTCTGGCGGATGGTTTCGGGCCGCTCGTCGATCACGTTGAAGGAGTAGTTCACCGACACCTGGTCCTGGAAGCCGGCCCGGGCCAGCAGGCGGCAGTTCTCCAGCACCGTGCGCAGGTTGTACCCCATGCGCATCTTGCGCACGAGCTCCTGGCTGCCGGAGGTGATGCCGATCTCGAAGTAGCTCATGCCGGTGGCCACCATCAGTTCCGCCAGCTCGGCGTCGAGGTTGTCGGCCCGGATGTAGGCCGCCCAGCGGATGTCGGTCCAGCCCTCGGCCTGGATCGCCCGCAGCAGCGCCTTGGCATCCTCGATGTAGCGGCGGGCCGGGATGAACTGGGCATCGGTGAACCAGAAGCCCCGCACGCCCCGGGCGTAGAGCTGCCGCATCTCGGCGATCACCTCCTCCACGGGATTCACCCGCACGGCCTTGCCCTCCACCACGGTGTAGACGCAGTAGCAGCAGTTGTGGGGGCAGCCGCGTTTGGTCTGCACGCCCACGTAGAAATCGCCGCCGTCGAGGTACCAGGCGAGCTGGGGCCAGATCGAGGCGATGTAGTCGTAGTTGCAGGCGGTTTTCTCCATGCCGCCGGGCTGTTCGTGGATCAGCCCCGGGCGGGGCGCCTCACCGGCCAGGAAACAGCGTTCGGCCGCGATCGATTCGCCGCGGATCAGCTTCTCGAGCAGCGGTTCGCCCTCCCCCACCGACACCACCGTGCCGCGGGGCAGCCTGCGGCCGAGCTGCTCGTAGAACACGCTCACGGCGCCGCCACCGATCACGGCCCGGGCCTCGGGATGGTGGCGCCGGGCCCGGCGCACCCCCTGGCGCACCAGCCGCAGATTGCGCCAGAGCTCCCCGTAGAAGGAGCGCATCAGGCCCAGGCCTCCCAGGGCTCCCCTCAGCCGCTTGAGCGGATTGCGGGCATAGAACACCTCGAAGGAATGCTGCAGGGGGTTGCCGCTGCGCCCGTCCACCGGGGCATAGATCTGGATGTCGCGCCAGGAGAACACCAGCAGGGTGGGCTGGAACGCCTCCACCTCCCGGGCCAGGCAGAGCTCCACATCGAGAAGGGGCACAGCCGCCAGATCGAGGATGCGCTGGGGCATCCCGGGGAACTGCTTGTGCAGGTGATCGGCCAGGTAGATGGGGCCGATGGGAAAGATGGGATTGCAGGGAAGCCGGACGAGCAGCACCCTGGGGTCGGTGGGGGATGCCACGGCCGTGTGGTTCGTGATGCCTGTGACGGGACCCTAACCATCCAGCGGGAGCCGCTGGGCTGCGGCCTCCACCGCGGTCCGCAGGGTCGCCGGCAGCCAGGGGATCCAGCGCGGATGCACGCAGAGCCGCGGGCGCAGCTCCCAGCCGGCGGAACCCAGCAACTCCGCCAGGGCGGCGGGGCCGGGCTGGGGGTAGGCGGGATTGATCACGTCCTCCGTGTCCAGACCGCCGAGATCGTCGATTCCTGCGGCGATGGCGTCGAGCAGCAGGTCCCGGGGCCAGAGGTTCGGCGGCAGCTGCAGGTGCACCTCGGCCGGGAGGATCTGCCTGGCTTCGGCGATCAGTTCGAGCAGGGGGGCGGCTTCAGCAGCCCCCAGGGGCGCCGCTGCCTCACCATCCGGACGGAACGGCTGCAGGATCACCTCCTGGAGATGGCCCCAGGTGGCGTGCAACAGCGCCAGCAGCTCGAGGGCTTCGTGCCGGTCGGCGCGGGTTTCCCCCACCCCCAGCAGCAGCCCGGTGGTGAAGGGGATCCCCAGCCGGCCGGCCTGCTCCAGCTGCTGCAGGCGCACCTCCAACACCTTGCTGGGGGCCTGGCGGTGCAGGGCCGCATAGGCCGGCCCCAGCCCCTCCAGCATGAGACCCATGGAGGGATTCAGCCGGCCCAGCTGCGCCATCTCCCGGAGGCCCAGGGGGCCGGCATTCGTGTGCGGCAGCCGCCCGCCCCGCAGGGCCAGACGGCTGAGGCGCATCAGGCCGGCGAACCACGACGGGCGCTGTGGGGAATGCGGGGCCACCTCACCGCTGAGGAGCAGCACCTCCGCCGCCTGCGGCCGGCGGGCCAGCTGCTCGGATGCCGCGGCATCGTCGAGCAGGGGCATCGGGCTGGGAGTGGGGCCGGTGGCAACGGGCAAGGGTTCCCGGAAGCTGCAATAGGCGCAGCGGTTGAAGCAGGCGCGGGTGGGCACCAGCGTGACGCTCGGACTCCAGGTGATGACACGGCCTCGGGACTTCATGGGCATCGCCGCTCTGCAGGCCAGGCCGCCCGCCGGGCCAGGGCCTTCCCCCGGAAACCCTTCACCACCTGCAACCCCTCTTCACAAACCCCGCAATGTTGTGTTACATTCATTGGTGACGGGATTCCGTCCGCGGCCGCCGACCTAGCCCCAGAGCCCTCGCGGGATCTGTGCTTCACCGGCAGTGCCGCCCTACTTACCCGCTCTTCGGAGCACCATTCTCCTGTTCTCATGACCACCACTCTCCAGCAGCGCTCCGGCGCCAACAGCTGGCAGCAGTTCTGCGAGTGGGTCACCTCCACCAACAACCGCCTCTACGTGGGCTGGTTCGGTGTGCTGATGATCCCCACCCTGCTGGCTGCCACCATCTGCTACATCGTGGCGTTCATCGCTGCGCCCCCCGTCGACATCGACGGCATCCGTGAGCCCGTGGCCGGTTCGCTGATCTACGGCAACAACATCATCTCCGGTGCTGTTGTGCCCTCCAGCAACGCCATCGGCCTGCACTTCTACCCCATCTGGGAAGCCGCCAGCCTCGACGAGTGGCTGTACAACGGCGGTCCTTACCAGCTGGTGGTGTTCCACTTCCTCATCGGCATCTTCTGCTACATGGGTCGTGAGTGGGAACTCTCCTACCGCCTGGGCATGCGCCCCTGGATCTGCGTCGCCTACAGCGCCCCCGTGGCTGCTGCCAGCGCCGTGTTCCTGGTGTACCCCTTCGGTCAGGGCTCCTTCTCCGACGGCATGCCCCTCGGCATCAGCGGCACCTTCAACTTCATGCTGGTGTTCCAGGCTGAGCACAACATCCTGATGCACCCCTTCCACATGCTGGGTGTGGCCGGTGTGTTCGGTGGCTCCCTTTTCTCCGCCATGCACGGTTCGCTGGTGACCTCCTCCCTGGTGCGTGAGACCACCGAGAGCGAGAGCCAGAACTACGGCTACAAGTTCGGCCAAGAGGAAGAGACCTACAACATCGTGGCTGCCCACGGTTACTTCGGTCGCCTGATCTTCCAGTACGCCAGCTTCAACAACAGCCGCAGCCTGCACTTCTTCCTGGCTGCCTGGCCTGTGGTCGGCATCTGGTTCACCGCCCTGGGCGTGAGCACGATGGCCTTCAACCTGAACGGTTTCAACTTCAACCAGTCGATCCTCGACGGCCAGGGCCGTGTGGTGAACACCTGGGCCGATGTGCTGAACCGCGCCAACCTGGGTATGGAAGTGATGCACGAGCGCAACGCTCACAACTTCCCGCTCGACCTGGCGGCTGCCGAAGCCACCCCTGTGGCGCTGACCGCTCCGGCGATCGGCTGAGGCTGAAGCGATCGCCTCTGCTGGAGGCGATCACCCCAACGGAATCCCGCCGGCCCCCCTCCTCGAGGGGGGCTTTTTCATGTCATGGCCCGGTCATGGCCCGGCGGATGGCGTCCATGGGCGGCCCGGTCACACAGTCAGGTGGGGATCCCGGACAGGGACAGCCTTCCTCCCTAGGGTTCCGGGAACCAGCACTGCTCTGCGCCCAAGGCCGCATGTTCGCCTCGATCACCCTGTTCACGATCATGCTGGCTCTGGGGATGGGCCTGAAACTGGAGGCCCTTGGCCGGATCCGCCAGCGCCCTGGCCTGTTCCTGAGGGTGCTGCCCGCCTCCTGCCTCCTGGTGCCCCTCCTGGCTCTGGCAGTGCTGCATCTGCCTGTGGGCCAGGGGCTGGCACCCTCGGCCCGGATCGGCCTGGCCCTGATGGCGGTGTGTCCCAGCGCCCCCCTTACCCTGCGCAAGGCCGGCAAGAAGGGCGGCGACCGGGAACTGGCGGCGGTGCTCCAGGTGGGCGCGGCGATCTCCGCCATCGTGTCCGTGCCGCTGATGGCGGATGTGTACCGTGCCGCCTACAGCACCACCTCCTGGGACATCGGACCTGTGGAGGTGGCGCTGCAGGTGGGACGCACCCAGGTGTTGCCGCTCGTGCTGGGGATGGGCATTCAGGGCTGGAAGCCCGGGCTGGCCGATCGGATCGAATCTCCCCTCAACCGGGTGGCCAACGGCCTGCTCCTGCTGCTGATCGCCGCTGTGCTGTTCAAGGCGGGACCGAAGCTGCTGCCGTTCATGGCCGCCAATGCCATGGGCCTGGTGCTGATGGTGCTGATGGTGGGGCTCTGCCTTGGCCTTGGTTACGCCCTCGCCGGGCCCAACCGGCTCGAGCGCATCACCGTGGCCCTGGTGACCTCCATGCGCAATCCCGGCATGGCTCTGATGTTCGCCACCACCTACGCCCGGGATCTGCCCGGCGTGTCGGTGGCCGTGCTCACCTACGTGCTGGTGACCGTGCTGCTCTCGATCCCCTTCCTGCAGTCCCTCAACCGGCTGGAGGTGCTGAAGACGGGGGGCGACACCCTGACCGCCTGAGCGCAGCCAGCACCTCTGGGCGCCTCGGCGGCAGAGCCCAACCCCTACGCTCGCTGCAACGTGGAACAGCCATGGGCAGCAGCTTCGGCCAGCTCTTTCGCATCAGCACCTTCGGGGAATCCCATGGCGGCGGGGTAGGGGTGATCGTGGACGGCTGCCCCCCGCGCCTGGCGGTGGATCCGGAGCTGATCCAGCGGGATCTGGACCGGCGCAGACCCGGCCAGAGCCGGATCACCACACCACGCCAGGAGGAGGACCGCGTCGAGATCCTCAGCGGCCTGCTGGATGGCCAGACCCTGGGTACGCCGATCGCGATGCTGGTGCGCAACAAGGACCAGCGGCCCGGCGACTACAGGGAGATGGCCGTGGCATTCCGCCCCTCCCATGCCGATGCCACCTACCAGGCCAAGTACGGCATCCAGGCCCGCAGCGGCGGCGGACGGGCCTCGGCCCGCGAGACGATCGGGCGCGTGGCGGCCGGTGCCATCGCCAAGCAACTGCTGGCCAGAGCGAACGGCACGGAGGTTCTGGCCTGGGTGAAGCGCATCCACACGATCGAAGCGGACATCGATCCGGCGGGCGTGAGCCTGGAGGATGTGGAGGGCACCATCGTGCGTTGTCCGGATCCGGCGGCGGCCGAAGCCATGATCAGCCGCATCGAGGCCATCGGCCGGGAAGGGGATTCCTGCGGCGGCGTGATCGAATGCGTGGTGCGCAACCCGCCCGTGGGGCTGGGCATGCCCGTGTTCGACAAGCTGGAGGCCGATCTGGCCAAGGCGGTGATGTCACTGCCGGCCACGAAAGGATTCGAGATCGGCTCCGGCTTCGGCGGCACCCTGCTGAAGGGGAGCGAGCACAATGACGCCTTCCTGCCCAGCCGCGAAGGCCGGCTGCGCACCGCCACCAACAACTCCGGCGGCATCCAGGGGGGCATCAGCAATGGAGAGGCGATCGTGATCCGGGTGGCGTTCAAACCCACGGCCACCATCCGCAAGGAGCAGCAGACCATCGACGCCAGCGGTGCCGCCACCACCCTGGCGGCCAAGGGCCGCCACGATCCCTGCGTGCTGCCGCGGGCGGTGCCGATGGTGGAGGCCATGGTGGCGCTGGTGCTGGCCGATCACCTGCTGCGCCAGCAGGGTCAGTGCAGCCTCTGGTGAAGAGGAGAGCCCGGCGGCGCTGACGCCGGCGGGGAGGGAGGCAGCCGGCCGAGGAGCGAGCGGAGGCACTCCACCCCACCCGGACCGTCGAGACCGCCACCGAGCGCCACCGCTTCCACGCCGGCGTCCAGCCAGGGGAGCACGTCCGCCGGTCGCAGGCCGCCGGCGGCGATGCAGAAGGGAAGGTCGCCCAGGGGGGCACGCAGCTGGCGCCAGTAGTGCGGTCCGAGCGCGGACGCCGGAAACAGCTTCACGGCTGGACATCCCAGGGCCCTGGCCTGCTGCACCTCGGAAGGGGTGTAGACCCCGGGAACCAGGGCCAGACCGGAGCGGCGGGCCTCACACCAGAGCTCTGGGCTGAGCACGGGCGACATGGCAAAGCTGAGACCCGCCTCCTGCACCATCTGCAGGGCAGGGAGGCTGCAGACCGAGGCAGCCCCCAAGCGGAGTTGTGGGAAAACGTGCCGCAGCTCCAGGCACTGGGCAACCCAGCGGGGATGGTTCTGCCAGGCGATCTCCACGTGCCTGAGACCCAGCGCCGCCAGGGCTGTGAGGCGAGGCACCAGCTCCAGAGGCTGCTCAGCGCGCAGCACCACCAGCAGGGGCTGGTGGTGCAGGGCCTGGATCAGAGGTGGGAAGGGGTCGCTCAGGCCGCTGTCGCTCAGACGTACTCGGCCACCCGCACATCGCTGCCGATCAGCAGCTCCTGAAGCTCTTCGGCATCCACGGTCTCCTTCTCCACCAGGAGATCGGCGAGCTGATCGAGCACGGACCGGTTGTTGGTGAGCACCTCGGTGGCCCGGCGGTAGGCCTCCTCCACCAGCTGACTCACCTCCTCGTCGATGGTGGCTGCGGTGTCTTCGGAGAAATCGCGCTCGGCGGCGATGTCGCGGCCGAGGAACATGCCGCCCTGGCTGCGGCCCAGGGCCACGGGCCCGAGCTTTTCACTCATGCCGAAGCGGGTCACCATCTGACGGGCCACCCGGGCCACCTGCTGAAGGTCGTTGGAGGCACCGGTGGTGACCTCGTCATCGCCGTAGACGATTTCCTCAGCCACCCGGCCCCCGAGGGCCACGGCCATCTGGTTCTGCAGATAGGCGCGGGAATAGAGGCCCGACTCCATCCGCTCCTCACTGGGAGTGAAGAAGGTGAGGCCGCCGGCCTGGCCGCGTGGAATGATCGAGATCTTCTGCACCGGGTCGTAGTCGGGCATCAGGGCGCCCACCAGGGCATGGCCCGCCTCGTGGTAAGCCACCAGGCGCTTGCGACGCTCACTCATCACCCGGTCCTTCTTCTCCGGACCCGCCATCACCCGCTCGATGGCGTCGTTCACCTCATCCATCGACACCTCGGTGAGCTGGCGCCGTGCCGCCAGAATGGCCGCCTCGTTGAGCAGGTTGGCCAGATCGGCACCGGTGAAGCCCGGCGTCCGGCGGGCCACCTTGTCGAGGTCGACGTCCTTGGCCAGGGTCTTGCCGCGGGCGTGCACCTCGAGGATCTGCAGCCGGCCGCTGTAGTCGGGCCGGTCCACCACCACCTGGCGGTCGAAGCGGCCCGGACGCATCAGCGCGGCATCCAGCACATCCGGCCGGTTGGTGGCCGCCACGATGATGATGCCCGTGTTGCCCTCGAAGCCGTCCATTTCGGTGAGCAGCTGGTTCAGGGTCTGCTCCCGCTCGTCATTGCCGCCGCCCAGGCCGGCACCACGCTGGCGGCCCACCGCATCGATCTCATCGATGAACACGATGCAGGGAGCGTTCTTCTTGGCCTGCTCGAACAGGTCGCGCACCCGGCTGGCGCCGACACCGACGAACATCTCGACGAACTCCGATCCGGAGATCGAGAAGAAGGGCACACCGGCTTCCCCGGCCACGGCCTTGGCGAGCAGGGTCTTGCCGGTACCGGGAGGGCCCACCAGGAGCACACCCTTGGGGATCTTGGCGCCCACCGCCGTGAAGCGGTCGGGGTTCTTGAGGAAATCCACCACCTCGGTGAGCTCCAGCTTGGCGCCCTCGATGCCCGCCACATCCCCGAAGGTGACCTGGGTCTGGGGCTCCATCTGAACGCGGGCCTTGCTCTTGCCGAAGCTCATGGCCGGGTTGCCGCCGCCCCCCTGGGCGCGGCGCAGCAGGAAGAACAGGCCGCCCAGCAGGAGCAGGGGGAAGATCAGGCTGCCGGCCGCCTGCTGCCAGGCCGCCGGTTCACGGCTCGGCTGCACGGCGATGTCCACGTCGTGGTCGGTGAGCAGCTTGAGCAGGTCCTTGTCGGGAGCCAGGTTCACCATGGCGCGGCGCCCGTCGCTCTCCACCACCTGGGCCGTGCCGCGGTCCGGGGAGATCAGCACCCGCGACACCTCGTTGTCCTGCACGGCTTCGACGAAGTCGCTGTAGCGCAGGGTGCGGGGGGCGTTGGCCGGATTGGGGCGGTCGAGGAAGGCCGTGCCCACGGCGATCACCACAACCACCAGGAGCACATACAGCCCCGCGTTGCGCCAGCGTTTTTTCACGGCCTCGCCTCAGCTGAGAAAGAAGTAACGGAATGTTAACCGGCGCGGTCCCCCAGGGGAGCGCCGGGTGCTTCAGGCCGCGGCCCGCAGCACCTCCACCACACTACGGAAAGCGAACCACTCGGGGATCTCCTCGCCGCCCCGCAGCATCTGGCGGAACTGGGTGCCGCTCAGCTTCCTCACGTGCAGACCGCGGGCCTCGGCATGCTCGGCCGTGACGTAGCCCTCCTCCTCGGTGTAGACGAGGTTGAGGGAGGGCACCGTCTCCATGCCCAGCTCGGCGGCGTTGTCCCGGGCAAAGTCCTGGGCCTGGTAGGGGCCGTAGAAGTCGCTGCCGGTGAGGCTCGACTTGCAGCCGGCCATGTCGCGGCCGATGATGAAGTGGGTGCAGCCGTAGTTCTTGCGGATGATCATGTGCTGCAGGGCCTCCCTCGGGCCGGCCATGTGCATCGAATAGGGCAGGTAGGCCCAGCGGATGCGGGGGTTGTTCACCTCGGCCGCCAGCCGCTCGTAGGTCTGGAAGCGCACGGCGCCGGCGATGTCATCGTCCTGGGTGGGACCGCAGGTGGGGTGGACCAGCACCACGGCCCCCTCGCTCACGTTGGACGCCTCAAGAGCCCGGGTGAAGAGCTCGTAGTGGGCCCGGTGGATGGGGTTGCGGCACTGGAACGCCACCACGCTCTGCCCCTCCGGCAGGGTGGCGCGCACCTCTGCGGGGGTCTTGCAGGGGAACACCCGCTGGGGCAGGGACAGGCCCTGCACCTGGCCGCCGAGGTAGATGCGTCCTCGCTCGCCGCAGATCATGCGCACGGCGGGATGCTCGATCGAAGTGGTGCCGTAACAGCCCTGGGCCTCGCGGGCCTTGTCGGGCTCCCACCTGCTCTCCACCGTGAGCACGGCCAGATCCTGCCCCCTGTAGGTGAGCAGCAGACGATCGCCGATGGCAATGGTGTCGTCCTCGGTGTCGAAGACGATCGGCAGGCCGAACAGGAGGCCGCTGGTGGTGCGGTGCCCGGCCACCACGGCGTCGTAGTCCTCCTGATGCATGAAGCCACGCAGAGGGGAGAAGCCGCCCACCACC
This portion of the Cyanobium sp. NIES-981 genome encodes:
- the clpS gene encoding ATP-dependent Clp protease adapter ClpS encodes the protein MTTVPQATQTPSRESGAAVMEKAPERVRKPSPRYKVLLHNDPVNSMEYVVTTLRQVVPSLSEQDAIAVMLEAHNTGVGLVIVCDLEPAEFYCETLKAKGLTSSLEPET
- a CDS encoding CPBP family intramembrane glutamic endopeptidase, with the protein product MGQLAPADSAGTPRWWSTLLYVPLLYLAGVLLSRPLGWLMPAWRPDQVDLAGAVIAFALLLATLPVRLRRVWGVDRPWRRLGLAVPPARAVRTALVGLVRAFGLLAFVSAGLLLSRQAHWPGQLPDPGRWANALLLGGGVGLAEEILFRGWLWGELELLVSRRRALIGQAGVFALVHPWSREPGLLALSLLGGLMLLGIGLARERGEGGGSLWGCAGLHGGLVGGWFLLQSGLLEVSPSAAGWWAGPGGAAINPLGGLLGWIGLAILLMSRRRKDP
- a CDS encoding photosystem II high light acclimation radical SAM protein gives rise to the protein MASPTDPRVLLVRLPCNPIFPIGPIYLADHLHKQFPGMPQRILDLAAVPLLDVELCLAREVEAFQPTLLVFSWRDIQIYAPVDGRSGNPLQHSFEVFYARNPLKRLRGALGGLGLMRSFYGELWRNLRLVRQGVRRARRHHPEARAVIGGGAVSVFYEQLGRRLPRGTVVSVGEGEPLLEKLIRGESIAAERCFLAGEAPRPGLIHEQPGGMEKTACNYDYIASIWPQLAWYLDGGDFYVGVQTKRGCPHNCCYCVYTVVEGKAVRVNPVEEVIAEMRQLYARGVRGFWFTDAQFIPARRYIEDAKALLRAIQAEGWTDIRWAAYIRADNLDAELAELMVATGMSYFEIGITSGSQELVRKMRMGYNLRTVLENCRLLARAGFQDQVSVNYSFNVIDERPETIRQTVAYHRALEAIFGADKVEPAIFFIGLQPHTHLEQYGFEQGMIKPGYNPMSMMPWAARKTLWNPEPMGSTFGRICLEAFDRNPADFGRTVMDLLERDYGLAPLEEALRAPVEGRRALATARS
- the cofG gene encoding 7,8-didemethyl-8-hydroxy-5-deazariboflavin synthase subunit CofG is translated as MPMKSRGRVITWSPSVTLVPTRACFNRCAYCSFREPLPVATGPTPSPMPLLDDAAASEQLARRPQAAEVLLLSGEVAPHSPQRPSWFAGLMRLSRLALRGGRLPHTNAGPLGLREMAQLGRLNPSMGLMLEGLGPAYAALHRQAPSKVLEVRLQQLEQAGRLGIPFTTGLLLGVGETRADRHEALELLALLHATWGHLQEVILQPFRPDGEAAAPLGAAEAAPLLELIAEARQILPAEVHLQLPPNLWPRDLLLDAIAAGIDDLGGLDTEDVINPAYPQPGPAALAELLGSAGWELRPRLCVHPRWIPWLPATLRTAVEAAAQRLPLDG
- the psbA gene encoding photosystem II q(b) protein, translated to MTTTLQQRSGANSWQQFCEWVTSTNNRLYVGWFGVLMIPTLLAATICYIVAFIAAPPVDIDGIREPVAGSLIYGNNIISGAVVPSSNAIGLHFYPIWEAASLDEWLYNGGPYQLVVFHFLIGIFCYMGREWELSYRLGMRPWICVAYSAPVAAASAVFLVYPFGQGSFSDGMPLGISGTFNFMLVFQAEHNILMHPFHMLGVAGVFGGSLFSAMHGSLVTSSLVRETTESESQNYGYKFGQEEETYNIVAAHGYFGRLIFQYASFNNSRSLHFFLAAWPVVGIWFTALGVSTMAFNLNGFNFNQSILDGQGRVVNTWADVLNRANLGMEVMHERNAHNFPLDLAAAEATPVALTAPAIG
- a CDS encoding bile acid:sodium symporter family protein, which encodes MFASITLFTIMLALGMGLKLEALGRIRQRPGLFLRVLPASCLLVPLLALAVLHLPVGQGLAPSARIGLALMAVCPSAPLTLRKAGKKGGDRELAAVLQVGAAISAIVSVPLMADVYRAAYSTTSWDIGPVEVALQVGRTQVLPLVLGMGIQGWKPGLADRIESPLNRVANGLLLLLIAAVLFKAGPKLLPFMAANAMGLVLMVLMVGLCLGLGYALAGPNRLERITVALVTSMRNPGMALMFATTYARDLPGVSVAVLTYVLVTVLLSIPFLQSLNRLEVLKTGGDTLTA
- the aroC gene encoding chorismate synthase, whose amino-acid sequence is MGSSFGQLFRISTFGESHGGGVGVIVDGCPPRLAVDPELIQRDLDRRRPGQSRITTPRQEEDRVEILSGLLDGQTLGTPIAMLVRNKDQRPGDYREMAVAFRPSHADATYQAKYGIQARSGGGRASARETIGRVAAGAIAKQLLARANGTEVLAWVKRIHTIEADIDPAGVSLEDVEGTIVRCPDPAAAEAMISRIEAIGREGDSCGGVIECVVRNPPVGLGMPVFDKLEADLAKAVMSLPATKGFEIGSGFGGTLLKGSEHNDAFLPSREGRLRTATNNSGGIQGGISNGEAIVIRVAFKPTATIRKEQQTIDASGAATTLAAKGRHDPCVLPRAVPMVEAMVALVLADHLLRQQGQCSLW
- a CDS encoding bifunctional 4-hydroxy-2-oxoglutarate aldolase/2-dehydro-3-deoxy-phosphogluconate aldolase; the protein is MSDSGLSDPFPPLIQALHHQPLLVVLRAEQPLELVPRLTALAALGLRHVEIAWQNHPRWVAQCLELRHVFPQLRLGAASVCSLPALQMVQEAGLSFAMSPVLSPELWCEARRSGLALVPGVYTPSEVQQARALGCPAVKLFPASALGPHYWRQLRAPLGDLPFCIAAGGLRPADVLPWLDAGVEAVALGGGLDGPGGVECLRSLLGRLPPSPPASAPPGSPLHQRLH
- the ftsH3 gene encoding ATP-dependent zinc metalloprotease FtsH3 is translated as MKKRWRNAGLYVLLVVVVIAVGTAFLDRPNPANAPRTLRYSDFVEAVQDNEVSRVLISPDRGTAQVVESDGRRAMVNLAPDKDLLKLLTDHDVDIAVQPSREPAAWQQAAGSLIFPLLLLGGLFFLLRRAQGGGGNPAMSFGKSKARVQMEPQTQVTFGDVAGIEGAKLELTEVVDFLKNPDRFTAVGAKIPKGVLLVGPPGTGKTLLAKAVAGEAGVPFFSISGSEFVEMFVGVGASRVRDLFEQAKKNAPCIVFIDEIDAVGRQRGAGLGGGNDEREQTLNQLLTEMDGFEGNTGIIIVAATNRPDVLDAALMRPGRFDRQVVVDRPDYSGRLQILEVHARGKTLAKDVDLDKVARRTPGFTGADLANLLNEAAILAARRQLTEVSMDEVNDAIERVMAGPEKKDRVMSERRKRLVAYHEAGHALVGALMPDYDPVQKISIIPRGQAGGLTFFTPSEERMESGLYSRAYLQNQMAVALGGRVAEEIVYGDDEVTTGASNDLQQVARVARQMVTRFGMSEKLGPVALGRSQGGMFLGRDIAAERDFSEDTAATIDEEVSQLVEEAYRRATEVLTNNRSVLDQLADLLVEKETVDAEELQELLIGSDVRVAEYV
- the sat gene encoding sulfate adenylyltransferase; this translates as MSTTTMAGLIAPHGGTLVDLMVADSEREAVRATAGRAVECSDRNACDVELLVVGGFSPLRGFMHQEDYDAVVAGHRTTSGLLFGLPIVFDTEDDTIAIGDRLLLTYRGQDLAVLTVESRWEPDKAREAQGCYGTTSIEHPAVRMICGERGRIYLGGQVQGLSLPQRVFPCKTPAEVRATLPEGQSVVAFQCRNPIHRAHYELFTRALEASNVSEGAVVLVHPTCGPTQDDDIAGAVRFQTYERLAAEVNNPRIRWAYLPYSMHMAGPREALQHMIIRKNYGCTHFIIGRDMAGCKSSLTGSDFYGPYQAQDFARDNAAELGMETVPSLNLVYTEEEGYVTAEHAEARGLHVRKLSGTQFRQMLRGGEEIPEWFAFRSVVEVLRAAA